The window GCCGATTCAGGGATATTTCATCACGCTGATCATGATCACGTTTCCCTTCGTCCTCGCGAACCTCGGCGTCGGCTTGTGGATCTCGACGAAGGCAGCCACTCGCGAAGCGGCCGGCCAGGTCGCGATGGGAACGTTTCTGCCGTCGATTTTTCTGTCGGGCTACGTTTTTCCGATCGACTCAATGCCCTGGCCGTTGCAGCACGTGGCCAACTTGATTCCCACGACTTGGATGATCGATGCTTCGCGCAGCGTGATCCTGCGTGGCGGCGGCTGGCAGGAACTGTGGCAACACGCCATCGTGCTGTGGTGCATGGCGATCACGGCAGTGATCTTCGGCACGCTGCAAATGAAGAAACGGCTGTAATGCAACTAGCGGCGCATCACGCCCGGAGCACCCGGCGGTCCCTGCGTGCTCCACTCGGGCAGCAGGGCCAGAAAATCCGCCGCTGCGCCGGTCAGCCAGACGCAGTTCCCTTCCATCTTGCTGCAGCCCACAAGGTTGACTGAGCCCGCAGCGGCCATGTAGATCAAACCACCAAGACCGGTGAGCATGCCAAGCAAGGCGGGGATGCCGATGAGGTTGCTCAATTCTTGTTGACGCGGATCGAGCGACAACATCGCGACCAGGCTGAGCAGAAAAACCGCGCCGCCGCCCAAAGCAATGAATAATCCGCGCCGCGAGTGCTTTTTCTTTTTCGCGAGCCAATCGTTGCTGATCGGCAAGTTCAGCTGCAGTTGCCGGCCCATCGTGGCCTGCGCGATGGCGGCGCCGATCACGCCGAACATGAGTGTCCAAGCGATCGAATGCGGCACGAACTTTACCGTGTGCGCTTTGGGGACCAGGTTCTGGTCGCTGCCCGTCATTACGCAGCAGGGCGGAAAGACGAACTGATTTCCCACCACGACAATCTGCTTGCCGTCGCGAAAGAGATTCAGCGAGTTGAGCGGCTGAGCCTTCGTGGTGGCAACCGGCGTCGGGATGGCGCCACTGTAAGCGTAAGGATTATCAGCGAAAGGATTGTCAGGCATGACGTTCGTCTCGAGAAAGGAGAGCTAACTCTTTGGCCGTTTGACCATCAGTTGCTCCTCTTCCGCATTCCACTCGTAGGTGTGACCTGGCGGCAACGGCGGGAGCTTGATCTTGTTGGGATCGAGAATGTTCTGCTTGAACTCCTCGAAGGTTTGCGGCAGCGTGTTCTCGGCTTTGTAGAGTTGAATCGCTTGCGGAATCTGGATTTGAAAAACCACTTTTTCGCGCACGGCGAAATAGGCTTTCGCTGGCGTGACGAGCATTCCCTCGTGCTGATCGAGCGTGCGACCCGCGGCGGCGACCCCGGCTTGGGCCTTCACGGTTTCGGTGGGGGTGGCCGGTGGTTCTGGTGGTGAAGCGGGGAGCGCGATGGGCGCTGCGGGATCGGTTGGAGTCGCGGGCTGCGGAGTTTGCGGTGCGACTGCCGGCGGAGGGCCGGGTATAGTCGCCGGAGGTCCAGGAATCGTCGCAGGCGGGCCGGGCACGGTCGCGGGTGCAGGCGTTGGCGGCGCGGTCGCGACGGGCGGAGGCGATGAACCGCAGCCGCCGATCGCCAATAAACCGGCGACCAGCAAAGCTTGCGAGGACCAGGTTCGGCGATTCATCGGCGGATTTCCTTGGCGGTGATTCGAGCTTACGTCGGCGGCACTTGCAGCGGCCACTTTTCCATTTCGGCCAGCATGGCGTGCCGAGTCATATTGTATTGCAACGGAGTGAGCGTAAGAAAGCCTCGTTCAATTTCCGTGATATCGGTTTCGTACCCCTCGTGTCGCGGCGGCGGATCATTCGTCGCCCAGTAATACGTTCGCCCCTTGGGGTCGACTCCCTTGGCGAAATGCTCGCCGTAGCGCGCCACGCCCATCGGCACGACTTTGATTTCGTTCTGCTCGCGCTCGGTCGCTGCCGTGGGAATGTTCAGGTTGTACAGGACCGGCTCGGGGCCCTTGTTGGCGAGAATCTGCTCGATGACACCGCGGCACATGACGGCGGCCTTGCGATACTGCGCGTGCTCGTGGAACTCGAGCGAACAGGCAATGCTCGTGATGCCGAAGAAAGCCCCTTCGATGGCAGCCGCGACGGTGCCGGAATAGAGCACGTTGATGCCTGCGTTCAGCCCACCATTGATGCCGCTC is drawn from Anatilimnocola floriformis and contains these coding sequences:
- the surE gene encoding 5'/3'-nucleotidase SurE — encoded protein: MLILLTNDDGIYAPGIRALEEELLKIAEVRVVAPATEQSGVGHSITFLRPLVPKQVYDAQDRLRGWAVDGSPADCVKLGIFEFCDRPPDLVVSGINGGLNAGINVLYSGTVAAAIEGAFFGITSIACSLEFHEHAQYRKAAVMCRGVIEQILANKGPEPVLYNLNIPTAATEREQNEIKVVPMGVARYGEHFAKGVDPKGRTYYWATNDPPPRHEGYETDITEIERGFLTLTPLQYNMTRHAMLAEMEKWPLQVPPT